A window of the Branchiibius hedensis genome harbors these coding sequences:
- a CDS encoding GntR family transcriptional regulator, whose product MTSSAASELPTSATIPTVLDRDGATPIYIQLAQVLRARIENGEWQPGQRIPSENELNRMYGVSRMTARQVLAQLVNEDLLFRVQGKGTFVAHRKISTRSPAYMGIREQLEGMGYAVQTKILKEGIVPADGRVAEALRLMPGEDVYEIRRIRLLPDDEPISIHTSYVPAALAPGLEAADLTSRQLCVVLESEHGLRMGHIDETLESTLPSPAAASELGIKRSTPLLLLSHQISDPGGKLFEYSRILFRGDKIRLQFHYDL is encoded by the coding sequence ATGACTTCTTCTGCCGCCAGTGAGCTGCCCACATCGGCCACGATCCCGACCGTGCTCGATCGCGACGGCGCGACGCCGATCTATATCCAACTCGCTCAGGTGCTGCGTGCGCGCATCGAGAACGGCGAATGGCAACCGGGGCAACGCATTCCGTCCGAGAACGAGCTCAACCGGATGTACGGGGTGAGCCGGATGACCGCACGACAGGTCCTGGCGCAACTGGTCAATGAGGACCTCCTCTTCCGGGTCCAGGGCAAGGGCACCTTCGTCGCGCACCGCAAGATCTCCACTCGCTCGCCCGCCTACATGGGCATCCGCGAACAGTTGGAGGGAATGGGCTACGCGGTCCAGACCAAGATCCTCAAAGAGGGCATCGTGCCGGCCGACGGTCGGGTTGCCGAGGCGCTGAGGCTGATGCCGGGGGAGGACGTCTACGAGATCCGCCGGATCCGGCTCCTGCCGGACGACGAGCCGATCAGCATCCACACGTCGTACGTTCCGGCGGCGCTGGCTCCCGGACTTGAGGCGGCGGACCTGACGAGTCGGCAGTTGTGTGTCGTGCTGGAGTCGGAGCATGGCCTGCGAATGGGTCACATCGACGAGACCCTCGAGTCCACGCTGCCCTCGCCGGCCGCCGCGTCCGAATTGGGCATCAAACGCAGCACACCGCTGTTGTTGCTGAGCCACCAGATCTCCGATCCGGGCGGGAAACTCTTCGAATACTCGCGAATCCTCTTCCGGGGCGACAAGATTCGGTTGCAGTTCCACTACGACCTCTGA